A single Sphingobium sp. JS3065 DNA region contains:
- a CDS encoding phosphoribosyltransferase, with product MTKSDDSWSGKPRKITELERGDHHHLTEGDECYFVGEYTPRAGFAHSATNQLISNLKKKPSTRGTFQWKYKVQAIGDAAAALASSLNPASLGSCVFVPIPPSKLPDDAEYDDRMAKVCRAIHPTANVLELVTLAQARDAAHENDDTRDPDALRAKLRLAVSMLETLPPIVFLVDDMLTTGCSFRACKDLILEHAPESRVIGFFISRRVPTSGFEAINIDDW from the coding sequence ATGACGAAGTCAGACGACAGCTGGTCGGGTAAGCCTCGCAAAATCACAGAACTCGAACGGGGAGATCATCATCATCTGACTGAGGGTGATGAGTGCTACTTTGTTGGCGAGTATACGCCGCGCGCAGGCTTTGCCCACAGCGCCACCAACCAGTTGATTTCGAATTTAAAGAAGAAACCAAGCACGCGCGGCACGTTCCAGTGGAAATACAAGGTTCAGGCTATCGGGGATGCTGCGGCGGCACTCGCCAGCAGTCTGAATCCGGCATCCCTTGGTTCGTGCGTATTTGTGCCGATACCGCCTTCCAAGCTGCCAGATGACGCTGAATATGACGACAGGATGGCTAAGGTTTGTAGGGCTATCCATCCCACGGCTAACGTTCTCGAGCTAGTCACTTTGGCTCAAGCTCGCGATGCGGCGCACGAAAATGATGATACGCGCGACCCGGATGCCCTACGGGCGAAGCTTCGCCTTGCAGTGTCTATGCTGGAAACACTTCCACCTATCGTTTTTCTCGTCGATGACATGTTGACCACAGGGTGCAGCTTCAGGGCTTGCAAAGACCTTATTCTGGAACACGCCCCGGAGTCGCGCGTGATTGGCTTTTTCATTTCGCGGCGCGTCCCAACGAGTGGCTTTGAGGCGATCAACATAGATGATTGGTGA